The Kitasatospora sp. NBC_00374 genome has a segment encoding these proteins:
- a CDS encoding FAD/NAD(P)-binding protein, with the protein MKSRVASRFEEPAARATSAPVTGAPRPPREHAGHGRPHRVAVVGSGPRGLSVLERMAARLAEARPTRPVEIYLIDAVQVGSGRVWRTDQPDWFLMNTVAAEVSSFSGPWDGGPVRPGNGPSLAQWWSTTDPAFPGPDGYAPRAVHGRYMQFVLDTVEAALPAGSSLHRMNTLVEDLEPTPGGYRLTLSQGPDLLADRVVLVTGHTQPELTGHQKELAGFADTHPRLTYIPGDSAADMPLDTIAAGSAVGVLGLGLSFYDVMAALTLGRGGTFDDDGDGGLLYRPSGDEPVMVAGSRSGMPLPARGRNQKHPDHRYRPLLFTADRVRRRGGGERVDFMADAMPLLMAEIELVYYATALQERRGAGARSAFVAQVVDAVRTEVPDVAAIAARHGVGDLPPIDLDRLARPFAGRTFPDRESFEDELTAALRRDLDHAEQGNVDSPLKAALDVVRDTRGVIRELVDFSGLDPASHRTDFLGWYVPRSSFLAAGPPLGRLKQTAALIDCGLLRIVGPDARFGTDADTGTFLVSSPLVAGSEVAVDTVIDARIPSPDLTRDPAALTRRLRERGIWTEYVNRAGDDAFHTGGVAVTGTPFHPVGRDGRPDPGLYVLGIPTEHTRWFMQGGSSRPGFWTDFVHDADAIAGDALAAALRPVGRPRLVDA; encoded by the coding sequence GTGAAGAGCCGAGTCGCGTCCCGCTTCGAGGAACCGGCCGCACGTGCCACGTCCGCCCCGGTGACGGGTGCCCCCCGGCCCCCGCGCGAGCACGCCGGCCACGGCCGCCCGCACCGCGTCGCGGTGGTCGGCAGCGGCCCCCGGGGCCTGAGCGTGCTCGAACGCATGGCGGCCCGCCTGGCCGAGGCCCGCCCCACGCGGCCGGTGGAGATCTACCTGATCGACGCGGTCCAGGTCGGCAGCGGCCGGGTGTGGCGCACCGACCAGCCGGACTGGTTCCTGATGAACACGGTGGCCGCCGAGGTCTCCTCGTTCTCCGGCCCGTGGGACGGCGGCCCCGTCCGCCCCGGAAACGGCCCGTCCCTCGCACAGTGGTGGAGTACCACCGACCCGGCGTTCCCGGGCCCCGACGGGTACGCGCCGCGCGCCGTGCACGGCCGCTACATGCAGTTCGTGCTGGACACCGTCGAGGCCGCGCTGCCCGCAGGCTCCTCGCTGCACAGGATGAACACCCTGGTCGAGGACCTCGAACCCACCCCGGGCGGCTACCGCCTGACGCTGTCGCAGGGCCCCGACCTGCTGGCCGACCGGGTCGTCCTGGTCACCGGGCACACCCAGCCGGAACTGACGGGCCACCAGAAGGAGCTCGCCGGCTTCGCGGACACCCACCCCCGGCTCACCTACATCCCCGGCGACTCCGCCGCCGACATGCCCCTGGACACCATCGCGGCGGGCTCGGCGGTCGGCGTCCTCGGCCTCGGCCTCTCCTTCTACGACGTCATGGCCGCACTCACCCTCGGACGCGGCGGAACGTTCGACGACGACGGCGACGGCGGGCTGCTCTACCGCCCCAGCGGAGACGAGCCCGTCATGGTGGCCGGCTCCCGCAGCGGAATGCCGCTGCCGGCGCGCGGCCGCAACCAGAAGCACCCCGACCACCGCTACCGGCCCCTGCTCTTCACCGCCGACCGGGTCCGCCGCCGCGGCGGCGGCGAACGCGTCGACTTCATGGCCGACGCCATGCCGCTGCTGATGGCCGAGATCGAACTCGTCTACTACGCCACCGCCCTGCAAGAGCGCCGCGGCGCCGGCGCGCGCTCCGCCTTCGTCGCGCAGGTGGTCGACGCCGTGCGCACCGAGGTGCCCGACGTGGCCGCCATCGCCGCCCGCCACGGCGTCGGCGACCTGCCGCCCATCGACCTCGACCGGCTGGCCCGCCCGTTCGCCGGCCGGACCTTCCCGGACCGGGAGTCCTTCGAGGACGAGCTGACCGCGGCCTTGCGCCGCGACCTCGACCACGCGGAACAGGGAAACGTCGACTCGCCGCTCAAGGCGGCACTGGACGTCGTACGCGACACCCGCGGGGTCATCCGCGAACTGGTCGACTTCTCGGGCCTGGACCCCGCCTCGCACCGGACCGACTTCCTCGGCTGGTACGTGCCCAGGAGCTCGTTCCTGGCCGCGGGCCCCCCGCTCGGCAGGCTGAAGCAGACGGCGGCCCTCATCGACTGCGGCCTGCTGCGCATCGTGGGCCCCGACGCGCGGTTCGGCACCGACGCGGACACCGGCACCTTCCTGGTCTCCTCGCCCCTGGTGGCCGGATCCGAGGTCGCGGTGGACACCGTGATCGACGCCCGGATCCCCTCGCCCGACCTCACCCGGGACCCCGCCGCGCTCACCCGCCGGCTTCGCGAACGGGGCATCTGGACCGAGTACGTCAACCGCGCCGGCGACGACGCGTTCCACACCGGTGGCGTGGCCGTGACCGGCACCCCGTTCCACCCGGTGGGCCGCGACGGACGCCCGGACCCCGGGCTGTACGTCCTGGGCATCCCCACCGAGCACACCCGCTGGTTCATGCAGGGCGGCAGCAGCCGACCGGGTTTCTGGACCGACTTCGTCCACGACGCCGACGCGATCGCGGGCGACGCGCTGGCCGCCGCGCTGCGCCCGGTGGGGCGGCCCCGGCTGGTGGACGCCTGA
- a CDS encoding cysteine hydrolase family protein, protein MRRRPALLVMDLINEIVHPDGKYAAEGYLEQITRRGVLERTAVAIGRARAAGIPVIYVVVGFSAGFADWPEGSPVFDSARADERLVLGTWATRVHEAIRPADGEAVVAKRRVSPFHGTHLEVLLRGLRVDTLLLAGVTTDLVVLSAAREGHDRDYRVEVLEDATATSDQELHEAALKVLARTATITSVDRALPA, encoded by the coding sequence ATGCGACGACGACCGGCACTTCTGGTGATGGACCTGATCAACGAGATTGTGCACCCGGACGGGAAATACGCCGCCGAGGGATATCTTGAGCAGATCACCCGGCGAGGGGTGCTCGAACGGACCGCCGTGGCGATCGGGCGTGCCCGTGCGGCGGGCATTCCCGTCATCTACGTGGTGGTCGGCTTTTCGGCGGGCTTCGCCGACTGGCCGGAAGGGTCACCGGTATTCGACTCGGCGCGTGCCGACGAGCGCCTGGTGCTGGGCACGTGGGCGACGCGGGTGCACGAGGCGATCAGGCCCGCCGACGGCGAGGCGGTCGTGGCCAAGCGGCGGGTCAGCCCGTTCCACGGCACGCACCTGGAGGTGCTGCTGCGCGGTCTGCGGGTCGACACCCTGCTGCTGGCCGGGGTGACCACCGACCTGGTGGTGCTGTCCGCGGCCCGGGAGGGGCACGACCGCGACTACCGCGTCGAGGTCCTCGAGGACGCCACCGCCACCTCCGACCAGGAGCTGCACGAGGCGGCGCTGAAGGTCCTGGCCCGGACCGCGACGATCACCAGCGTGGACCGGGCCCTGCCCGCCTGA
- a CDS encoding pyridoxal phosphate-dependent aminotransferase codes for MKNRTAARFSGIEKSATFAVVDTVRALRAQGVHVLDLGSGEPSFDTSAHITAEASKALLGGFTHYTPSRGLPELLEAIAGKLARDNAVVVDPATDIIVTPSAKHALYISMMSVLDPGDEVIIPTPSWVSYQSMARLAGARPVAARLSAQDGFRLSRALLERYVTERTKALLINTPNNPTGRALTRQEAFEVAEFAAEHDLLVITDEIYEKVLYGAEHLSLASLPAAAGRTLVVNGFSKGYAMTGWRLGYVAGPGDVIGEMVKVQEHSVGCAGSFVQRGGLAALTGAQDFIREMVDEYAVRREVIVAGLNALPGVSCELPEGALYAFPDISATGLGTSAQFAAWLLEEAGVAVTPGSAFGPGGEGHVRLSFATSRDVIEAALERMATALAGRRGAAVRG; via the coding sequence ATGAAGAACCGCACAGCGGCCCGGTTCTCCGGCATCGAGAAGTCGGCGACCTTCGCCGTGGTGGACACGGTGCGCGCGCTGCGCGCGCAGGGGGTCCACGTCCTCGACCTCGGAAGCGGCGAACCGAGCTTCGATACCAGCGCGCACATCACCGCCGAGGCGTCGAAGGCGCTGCTCGGCGGATTCACCCACTACACGCCCAGCCGCGGCCTTCCGGAGCTGTTGGAGGCGATCGCCGGGAAGCTGGCCCGCGACAACGCGGTGGTGGTCGACCCGGCCACCGACATCATCGTGACGCCGTCGGCGAAGCACGCCCTGTACATCTCGATGATGTCCGTCCTCGATCCCGGCGACGAGGTGATCATCCCGACCCCGAGCTGGGTCAGCTACCAGTCGATGGCGCGCCTCGCGGGGGCCCGGCCGGTGGCGGCGCGGCTGAGCGCCCAGGACGGCTTCCGGCTCTCCCGCGCGCTCCTCGAGCGGTATGTGACGGAGCGGACGAAGGCGCTGCTGATCAACACGCCGAACAATCCGACCGGGCGGGCCCTCACCCGTCAGGAGGCGTTCGAGGTGGCGGAGTTCGCCGCCGAGCACGACCTGCTGGTCATCACGGACGAGATCTACGAGAAGGTGCTGTACGGCGCGGAGCATCTGAGCCTGGCGAGCCTGCCCGCAGCCGCGGGGCGCACGCTCGTCGTGAACGGGTTCTCCAAGGGCTACGCGATGACGGGGTGGCGGCTCGGGTACGTGGCCGGGCCCGGCGACGTCATCGGCGAGATGGTGAAGGTGCAGGAGCATTCGGTCGGCTGCGCGGGGTCGTTCGTGCAGCGCGGCGGCCTGGCCGCGCTCACCGGTGCGCAGGATTTCATCCGGGAGATGGTGGACGAGTACGCGGTCCGTCGGGAGGTGATCGTGGCGGGACTCAACGCCCTGCCGGGGGTCAGCTGCGAGCTTCCCGAGGGCGCCCTCTACGCGTTCCCCGACATCAGCGCGACCGGGCTGGGGACGTCCGCGCAGTTCGCCGCCTGGCTGCTGGAGGAGGCGGGCGTGGCGGTGACGCCGGGTTCGGCCTTCGGGCCCGGCGGGGAGGGCCATGTGCGGCTCTCGTTCGCGACCTCGCGGGATGTGATCGAGGCCGCGCTCGAGCGGATGGCCACCGCGCTGGCCGGTCGGCGCGGCGCGGCCGTGCGCGGCTGA
- a CDS encoding MFS transporter, with protein MPTTDTTSHRLPPRRDDATPDPAPPNAAPVSRLPLIALSLGYFLVMLDVTVVTVAVPAIRGSLHAGPAGLQWIVDGYSTVFAGLLLLGGGLGDRLGHRTMFVAGLTAFTAASVGCGLAPTTGVLVVARLLQGAGAAFLVPASLALLQTAYPTKADRARAFGIWAGVSSIAFASGPVLGGLLVAGLDWRAVFWLNVPVALVAVLLTLRHVPSPPPRPTRTRMDPVGQVLGVVGLIALAGALNEAGTAGWTSLPVLAAFAAGALALTVFVTVERRLESGLASRPDGRAPLMPPSLFSRTGFAPTAVIGFLLSFGYYGMLFLATLYFQQERGYGALGTGLALLPSVCMSLIAAPLSGRITARTGPYPPMCFALLLGSVGFLGWLAADHDTAYPVLLFALIATGLATPMTVVAATAAIMESAPAGGAGVASAVFNVSRQVGNAVGVALFGTLCATAAHFTSGLHRSALIAGAAFLTGSALAAATMRRGAPPA; from the coding sequence ATGCCCACCACTGACACGACGTCACATCGCCTGCCCCCGCGCCGGGACGACGCCACGCCGGATCCGGCACCCCCGAACGCCGCGCCCGTGTCCCGCCTGCCGCTGATCGCCCTGAGCCTCGGCTACTTCCTCGTGATGCTCGACGTCACCGTGGTCACCGTGGCCGTACCGGCGATCCGCGGGTCCCTGCACGCCGGCCCGGCCGGCCTCCAGTGGATCGTCGACGGCTACAGCACCGTCTTCGCCGGCCTCCTGCTGCTCGGCGGGGGACTGGGCGACCGCCTCGGCCACCGCACGATGTTCGTCGCCGGACTGACCGCCTTCACCGCCGCCTCGGTCGGCTGCGGCCTGGCGCCCACCACCGGCGTCCTGGTCGTCGCCCGCCTGCTGCAGGGAGCGGGCGCCGCCTTCCTGGTCCCGGCCTCGCTCGCCCTCCTGCAGACCGCCTACCCCACCAAGGCCGACCGCGCCCGCGCCTTCGGCATCTGGGCCGGCGTCTCCTCGATCGCCTTCGCGTCCGGCCCGGTCCTGGGCGGCCTCCTGGTGGCAGGACTGGACTGGCGCGCCGTGTTCTGGCTCAACGTGCCGGTGGCCCTCGTCGCGGTCCTGCTGACCCTGCGCCACGTCCCCTCCCCACCGCCCCGCCCCACCCGGACCCGGATGGACCCGGTGGGCCAGGTGCTCGGCGTGGTCGGCCTGATCGCACTGGCCGGCGCACTCAACGAGGCCGGCACGGCAGGCTGGACATCACTCCCGGTCCTGGCCGCGTTCGCCGCGGGCGCGCTCGCGCTCACCGTGTTCGTCACGGTGGAGCGCCGCCTGGAGAGTGGCCTCGCCTCGCGGCCCGACGGCCGGGCACCGCTGATGCCGCCGTCGCTCTTCAGCCGCACGGGCTTCGCACCCACCGCCGTGATCGGCTTCCTGCTCAGCTTCGGCTACTACGGCATGCTCTTCCTGGCCACCCTCTACTTCCAGCAGGAACGCGGCTACGGCGCCCTGGGCACCGGACTGGCCCTGCTCCCCTCGGTCTGCATGTCCCTGATCGCCGCGCCGCTCTCCGGCCGGATCACCGCCCGCACCGGCCCCTACCCGCCGATGTGCTTCGCCCTCCTGCTGGGATCCGTCGGCTTCCTGGGCTGGCTGGCCGCCGACCACGACACCGCCTACCCCGTCCTGCTGTTCGCCCTGATCGCCACCGGGCTGGCCACACCGATGACCGTGGTCGCCGCCACCGCCGCGATCATGGAATCCGCGCCGGCCGGCGGAGCGGGAGTCGCCTCGGCGGTCTTCAACGTCTCCCGACAGGTCGGAAACGCCGTCGGCGTGGCGCTCTTCGGAACCCTCTGCGCCACCGCGGCCCACTTCACGTCAGGCCTGCACCGGTCGGCCCTCATCGCGGGCGCGGCCTTCCTCACCGGCTCCGCGCTCGCGGCCGCCACGATGCGACGCGGCGCCCCGCCCGCCTGA
- a CDS encoding TauD/TfdA family dioxygenase, whose product MKPFYALSDHERDALYRVLESVGKNPFEDYPAFSRAVADVVDRGEVPAFFTQVCGRIRAEREAGVSDAHVLRNCPIDAHVPDLDPDDPIADKYAKKKTFVAEAFLELFAQLVATPLLAYATRFNGDFFTDVVAINRYSGMQTGFSDSELVFHNDRTAHAVRADFISLLGMRCSDADFIYTGFVDGRSLLAHLSEEQQAVLRQPCFITPFDVFSRDSNSRQTVSERHPILENHHSFRYLDTCTTVAEGSPEEAVRALLAMKNALVRADKVRHRILTGDLFALANQDGLHSREKMEINDPARARRRWLLKTYAFRDQSAADRYSGHWLDGVPGRVAD is encoded by the coding sequence GTGAAACCCTTCTACGCCCTGTCCGACCACGAGCGCGACGCCCTGTACCGCGTCCTGGAGAGCGTCGGGAAGAACCCGTTCGAGGACTACCCCGCCTTCTCCCGCGCGGTGGCCGACGTGGTGGACCGCGGGGAGGTGCCGGCCTTCTTCACGCAGGTCTGCGGGCGCATCCGCGCCGAGCGCGAAGCCGGCGTCTCCGACGCCCACGTCCTGCGCAACTGCCCGATCGACGCCCACGTCCCGGACCTCGACCCCGACGACCCGATCGCCGACAAGTACGCCAAGAAGAAGACCTTCGTCGCCGAGGCCTTCCTGGAGCTGTTCGCACAGCTGGTCGCCACTCCCCTGCTGGCGTACGCCACGCGCTTCAACGGGGACTTCTTCACCGACGTCGTCGCCATCAACCGCTACAGCGGCATGCAGACCGGCTTCAGCGACAGCGAGCTCGTCTTCCACAACGACCGCACCGCCCACGCCGTGAGGGCGGACTTCATCTCGCTGCTCGGCATGCGCTGCTCCGACGCCGACTTCATCTACACGGGCTTCGTCGACGGGCGCTCCCTGCTGGCCCACCTGTCCGAGGAGCAGCAGGCGGTGCTGCGGCAGCCCTGCTTCATCACCCCGTTCGACGTGTTCTCGCGCGACAGCAACAGCCGCCAGACGGTCTCCGAGCGGCATCCGATCCTGGAGAACCACCACAGCTTCCGTTACCTCGACACCTGCACCACGGTCGCCGAGGGAAGCCCGGAAGAGGCCGTCCGGGCGCTGCTCGCGATGAAGAACGCGCTGGTCCGGGCGGACAAGGTCCGCCACCGCATCCTGACCGGCGACCTGTTCGCCCTCGCCAACCAGGACGGTCTGCACAGCCGGGAGAAGATGGAGATCAACGACCCGGCGCGGGCCCGCAGGCGCTGGCTGCTGAAGACCTACGCGTTCCGCGACCAGAGCGCCGCCGACCGGTACTCGGGCCACTGGCTCGACGGCGTCCCAGGCCGGGTGGCCGACTGA